The following proteins come from a genomic window of Actinopolyspora saharensis:
- a CDS encoding MBL fold metallo-hydrolase — protein MEIQEHYTGHVQPGGAAVRRRLDALTITKISVGPMDNNVYLLTCSNTGDALLIDAANDPERLADLLGHDEDRPRLRTIVTTHQHPDHWQALGSVAGQTGSYTVAHPQDAHPLPVPPDREVEHGETVQVGDSALEVIHLRGHTPGSIALLYRDPNGRPHLFTGDSLFPGGVGKTNSAEDFRALLDDVENRVFAVLPDETWFYPGHGDDSTLGAERPKLPEWRERGW, from the coding sequence GTGGAGATCCAGGAACACTACACCGGACACGTACAACCGGGCGGGGCCGCGGTGCGGCGCAGGCTCGACGCGCTGACCATCACCAAGATTTCCGTCGGCCCGATGGACAACAACGTGTATCTGCTCACCTGCAGCAACACCGGGGATGCGCTGCTGATCGACGCGGCCAACGACCCCGAACGCCTGGCGGACCTGCTCGGCCACGACGAGGACCGGCCACGCCTGCGCACCATCGTGACCACGCACCAGCATCCGGATCACTGGCAGGCCCTCGGATCCGTCGCGGGGCAAACCGGTTCCTACACCGTCGCCCACCCGCAAGATGCCCACCCCCTGCCGGTGCCTCCGGACCGGGAGGTCGAGCACGGCGAGACCGTCCAGGTGGGCGACTCGGCGCTGGAGGTCATCCACCTGCGCGGGCACACGCCCGGCTCCATCGCCCTGCTCTACCGGGATCCGAACGGCCGTCCCCACCTGTTCACCGGGGACTCGCTGTTCCCCGGCGGAGTCGGCAAGACCAACTCCGCGGAGGACTTCCGCGCGCTGCTCGACGACGTCGAGAACCGCGTGTTCGCGGTGCTGCCCGACGAGACGTGGTTCTACCCCGGCCACGGTGACGACTCGACGCTGGGTGCCGAGCGGCCCAAGCTACCCGAGTGGCGCGAGCGGGGCTGGTGA
- a CDS encoding carbon starvation CstA family protein, which translates to MPAIVPALVVLGIFALGYRYYSAYLARRVYALDPEFLTPAHQQHDGVDFVPTNKHVLFGHHFTSVAGAAPIVGPAIAVFWGWGPALLWITVGTVFAAGVHDFGSLVISVRHRAQSIGAVAREVINKRARTLFLLIIFFLLTLVNAVFAVVIANLFVANPAAVLPVLLQIPLAIGIGQYVYRTRSSAFVPSIVGVVVLYLTILLGTQFPVSVEPLAGALGIEPRTLWVVLLFAYTFVASRLPVWVLLQPRDYINSHQLFVGLGVILLGIIVGLDRIAAPVVNDVPSDAPSWFPFLFVTIACGAVSGFHSLVCSGTSSKQLHRETDARYVGYMGAVSEGALALAAVLAVTAGAVGSRAEWNDLYSSFALASDGATQNFVEGVAGFANNLGLPVGIGVVFATIVVISFAATTMDTGVRLQRYVVQEIGEITRVSALSRNMTVATTAAVVVPMAMALLPGGGEKGYTFGVLWQLFGTTNQLTAGLALAVVAVWVTKNNRNPLVVLLPLVLLLVMTTWALTLNLLEFLQQGQWVLAPLDLIIFLLAVWLIVEAIVALRRAARSRSDREDVATHSVEA; encoded by the coding sequence ATGCCCGCGATCGTCCCCGCTCTGGTGGTCCTGGGGATCTTTGCCCTGGGGTACCGCTACTACTCGGCCTATCTGGCACGCCGCGTGTACGCCCTGGATCCCGAGTTCCTGACCCCCGCCCACCAACAGCACGACGGCGTCGACTTCGTACCGACCAACAAACACGTACTGTTCGGACACCACTTCACCTCGGTCGCGGGAGCTGCCCCGATCGTCGGACCGGCGATCGCGGTCTTCTGGGGCTGGGGACCGGCACTGCTGTGGATCACCGTGGGCACGGTGTTCGCCGCCGGGGTGCACGACTTCGGCTCACTGGTGATCTCGGTGCGTCACCGGGCACAGAGCATCGGGGCCGTAGCCAGGGAAGTGATCAACAAAAGAGCGCGAACCCTCTTCCTGCTGATCATATTTTTCCTGCTCACGCTGGTCAACGCCGTGTTCGCCGTCGTGATAGCCAACCTGTTCGTGGCGAACCCGGCCGCGGTTCTTCCGGTGCTGCTGCAAATACCGCTGGCCATCGGAATCGGGCAGTACGTCTACCGCACTCGCTCCTCGGCCTTCGTGCCCTCGATCGTCGGTGTGGTCGTGCTCTACCTGACCATCCTGCTCGGAACCCAGTTCCCCGTCTCGGTGGAACCGCTCGCCGGAGCACTGGGAATCGAGCCGCGAACGCTCTGGGTAGTCCTGCTGTTCGCCTACACTTTCGTGGCCTCCCGGCTCCCCGTCTGGGTGCTGCTGCAGCCGAGGGACTACATCAACTCCCACCAGCTGTTCGTCGGCCTCGGCGTCATCCTACTCGGCATCATCGTCGGTCTCGACCGGATAGCCGCTCCGGTGGTCAACGACGTCCCGAGCGACGCGCCGAGCTGGTTCCCCTTCCTGTTCGTGACCATCGCCTGCGGCGCGGTGTCCGGCTTCCACAGCCTGGTCTGCTCCGGCACCTCGTCGAAGCAGTTGCACCGGGAGACCGACGCCCGCTACGTCGGATACATGGGAGCCGTCAGCGAAGGGGCGCTGGCGCTCGCGGCCGTGCTGGCCGTGACGGCCGGAGCCGTCGGTTCCCGCGCGGAGTGGAACGATCTCTACTCGAGTTTCGCGCTCGCCTCCGACGGAGCCACGCAGAACTTCGTGGAGGGCGTGGCCGGATTCGCGAACAACCTCGGTCTGCCCGTCGGCATCGGCGTCGTCTTCGCCACCATAGTGGTGATCAGCTTCGCCGCGACCACGATGGACACCGGTGTGCGGTTGCAGCGCTACGTGGTGCAGGAGATCGGGGAGATCACAAGGGTGTCCGCGCTGTCCAGGAACATGACGGTGGCCACGACCGCGGCCGTGGTCGTTCCGATGGCGATGGCGCTGCTTCCCGGCGGCGGGGAGAAGGGCTACACGTTCGGCGTGCTCTGGCAGCTCTTCGGCACCACGAATCAGCTCACCGCCGGCCTGGCGCTGGCGGTGGTGGCCGTCTGGGTGACCAAGAACAACCGCAATCCCCTGGTCGTGTTGTTGCCGCTGGTGCTCCTGCTGGTGATGACGACCTGGGCACTGACGCTGAACCTGCTGGAATTCCTCCAGCAGGGCCAGTGGGTGCTCGCTCCGCTGGACCTGATCATCTTCCTGCTCGCCGTGTGGTTGATCGTCGAAGCGATCGTGGCGCTGCGGCGCGCGGCACGGAGCCGCTCGGACCGAGAAGACGTCGCCACGCACTCCGTGGAGGCCTGA